In Penaeus vannamei isolate JL-2024 chromosome 14, ASM4276789v1, whole genome shotgun sequence, one DNA window encodes the following:
- the LOC113800519 gene encoding dynein intermediate chain 2, ciliary-like — protein sequence MCKGNCVHETAEHANCPYCFCVTKDELRFLQRESVVVAGHGDGMVTVYDMRNASSPGRLCSSTTSGKHLLPVMQVCCLDTEPGQSLSFYSASQDGRVSQWFVRSSSLECSDILDFQQTKRPRKASSNEGSLEGTATCIAISPERDDILLLGVDTGSLFQVCTSKTKHSVTRYPAHLGPVTAVTWNNIHKKVFASCALDWNVKVWLQYHLSPIVTLDLGGPVVGLAWSPTSSTVIVAVTEEGRVYVYDLFLRKCQPLCIQNLVQRRRFSLASVAFSPYQPVILVGGTKGYLVAFKLSPNLRKPHKDAKGADENRKREIELCKMERIITISKG from the exons ATGTGTAAAGGAAACTGTGTCCATGAAACGGCTGAACATGCAAACTGTCCATATTGTTTTTGTGTTACGAAGGATGAATTACGTTTCCTTCAGCGTGAGAGCGTCGTAGTTGCGGGTCATGGCGACGGGATGGTGACGGTGTACGACATGAGAAACGCCTCGTCTCCAGGGCGGCTCTGCTCCTCCACGACCTCCGGCAAACACCTCCTCCCTGTCATGCAG GTCTGCTGTCTAGACACCGAACCAGGGCAGAGCCTAAGCTTCTACTCGGCTTCCCAAGATGGTCGAGTGTCCCAGTGGTTTGTTCGCTCATCATCGCTCGAATGCTCAGACATTCTGGATTTCCAGCAAACCAAGAGGCCAAGAAAAGCTTCTTCGAATGAGGGCAGTCTTGAAG GTACCGCCACATGTATAGCGATTagcccagagagggatgacatACTACTTCTGGGTGTAGACACAGGGTCGTTATTCCAAGTGTGTACATCCAAAACTAAGCACTCAGTTACTCGCTATCCCGCCCATCTCGGACCCGTAACCGCTGTCACATGGAACAACATCCATAAAAAGGTTTTCGCCAGCTGTGCTTTAGACTGGAATGTCAAAGTGTGGCTGCAATATCACTT GTCACCTATAGTAACGTTAGACCTAGGAGGACCTGTTGTGGGTCTGGCATGGTCCCCTACCAGCAGCACAGTGATTGTGGCTGTCACTGAGGAAGGTCGGGTCTATGTATACGACCTCTTCCTTCGCAAGTGTCAGCCTTTGTGCATTCAAAACCTGGTCCAGAGACGTCGCTTCAGCTTAGCTTCCGTGGCCTTCAGTCCTTACCAGCCCGTTATACTGGTTGGCGGAACGAA GGGTTACCTCGTGGCATTCAAGCTCTCGCCCAACCTCAGGAAGCCACATAAAGATGCAAAAGGTGCGGATgagaacaggaaaagggagatagaattgTGCAAGATGGAGaggatcatcaccatcagcaaggGCTGA
- the LOC138863945 gene encoding dynein intermediate chain 2, ciliary-like, which translates to MSCIALARCHKSVLTQTDPPPGNTYSDTASFWKIYDAYEKDYELILAKQREVQKKEKEEEKQKEISGKSHQDFFTRTNPKATSRPTDPIIIPPPVPAPSRTLGGEELDLDPDTVKMTERIISQNTHDEINQDFRYWEDASDEYRQLEGSLLPLWKFHCNKSRFQVVSSLSWSPAHHDLFAASYTPDKLCALENEGRICLFTLKNPGIPERMLVTPQGVTSVQFHPSVSA; encoded by the exons ATGAGTTGTATTGCTCTTGCCCGTTGCCATAAG tcAGTCTTGACGCAGACTGACCCTCCTCCAGGTAACACCTACTCTGATACCGCTAGTTTCTGGAAGATCTACGATGCCTATGAAAAGGATTACGAATTAATCCTGGCAAAACAAAGGGAGgtacagaagaaggagaaagaggaagaaaagcaaaaagagataTCAGGGAAATCG CATCAAGATTTTTTCACTCGGACTAATCCAAAGGCTACGAGTCGGCCCACCGATCCCATCATCATCCCCCCGCCCGTACCAGCCCCAAGCCGCACCCTAGGCGGGGAGGAGCTAGACCTTGACCCCGACACTGTCAAGATGACAGAAAGGATCATTAGCCAAAATACTCATGACGAAATCAATCAAG ATTTCCGATATTGGGAAGACGCAAGCGATGAGTACCGTCAGCTGGAAGGATCTCTTTTGCCACTGTGGAAGTTCCACTGTAATAAATCCCGGTTTCAAGTGGTCTCGTCACTCTCCTGGAGTCCCGCTCACCATGACCTCTTCGCGGCATCTTATACACCGG aTAAGCTCTGTGCTttagagaatgaagggagaattTGCCTCTTTACCCTGAAGAACCCTGGTATTCCCGAGAGAATGCTGGTTACTCCTCAAGGCGTCACATCAGTGCAGTTCCACCCTTCTGTAAGTGCCTAA